The genomic interval CAAGAGAATTAGGGAGAATACTCTGCCGAACATGGCTTTTTCTAGAGAGAACACCAGATGAGAAAGATTTTTTCTGTATTTTTACTGAGCATAGCAATTTTCACTTTTGCTTTCAATCGTCCGGCTTTAGCAGCAGATGCAGGGAACGGAGCTAAAGTTTTTAGTGCCAATTGCGCTTCATGTCATGCGGGTGGTAAGAACTTGGTTCAAGCCAATAAAAGCCTGAAAACGGAAGATTTGGAAAAGTATGGAATGAACTCAGCAGAAGCGATTATTGCTCAAGTTACTAATGGCAAAAATGCTATGCCTGCCTTCAAAGCTCGTTTAAAAGCAGAGCAAATTGAAGATGTAGCAGCATATGTCCTCGCCCAAGCCGAAAAAGGTTGGAAGTAAGTTGATTTCTATAGCTGGTAGGGGATATGCCTTATACCATTTCACTTTTTGAGTGATTCGTATTCAACCCCTCCCAACCTCCCCTTACTAAGGGGAGGTGCCGTAGGCGGTGGGGTAGATCCATATCAGCCTTTTCGTGAAATAGTATTACCTGCTGCATTGTGAAATCACCGCTCTCGGCTGATTGGCGCAAATGCTGGGTTATTAATGAAGGTTTCATCTGTGAGGCTGTGTAGGAACGCTAGTAAATCCTGCTTTTCGGACTCAGTTAACTGAAAGCCTCAGATAAATTGACTCTTAAAAGGATTTGTACTGCCTACTCCCGCAAACTTTCCCGTGTGGATGGTTCTGCCTCCCGCCTGATAATGGTCGATCACTTCCTCTAAAGTGGCTATACTGCCATCATGCATATAGGGAGCTGTCAATGCAATATTCCGCAATGTCGGGGCTTTAAAACGACCCATATCCGAAGGTTTGTTTGTAAGCTCGCGTACTCCTGTGTTACTTGATGGATATGCACCTTTGCCATCAATATTGTAAAGCCCAGTGTTGTGAAAAGCTATTTCTTTAAATGCTAGGCGTTCGTGCATCACCGAGTCGGAGAAATTAATTCCACCATGACAGTGGAAGCACTCCAGACGTTCGCTATTAAACAGCGCTTCTCCGCGCTTTGCTGCTGCTGAGATAGCATTGACATCACCTCCATAGCGGTAGCGATCATAGGGAGAATTGACAGAAATCAATGTGCGTTCAAAGGCAGCGATCGCTTTAGCGAGGTTAGCAATACTGATTGAGTCTTTCCCAGGAAAGGCTGCGGCAAAGAGTTGTTTGTAGGTGCGATCGCTTTGCAACATAGTCAGAATTTCTTG from Chlorogloeopsis sp. ULAP01 carries:
- the petJ gene encoding cytochrome c6 PetJ — protein: MRKIFSVFLLSIAIFTFAFNRPALAADAGNGAKVFSANCASCHAGGKNLVQANKSLKTEDLEKYGMNSAEAIIAQVTNGKNAMPAFKARLKAEQIEDVAAYVLAQAEKGWK
- a CDS encoding cytochrome c peroxidase gives rise to the protein MSDSSSTPPNLPLVRGGAVGGGVDPYQPFHEIVSVLTWANPGLTKLESQMLIPLFGEHPVEMGMVGKEQEILTMLQSDRTYKQLFAAAFPGKDSISIANLAKAIAAFERTLISVNSPYDRYRYGGDVNAISAAAKRGEALFNSERLECFHCHGGINFSDSVMHERLAFKEIAFHNTGLYNIDGKGAYPSSNTGVRELTNKPSDMGRFKAPTLRNIALTAPYMHDGSIATLEEVIDHYQAGGRTIHTGKFAGVGSTNPFKSQFI